A genomic region of Kribbella sp. NBC_00382 contains the following coding sequences:
- a CDS encoding BlaI/MecI/CopY family transcriptional regulator — protein MSADEKAPRRLGDLERLVMEQLWAADGALTVREVHERLSGTRELAYTTVMTVLDRLAKKRLTERERDGKAWRYKAAAPREELAADLMKDALDRAGDRREALVRFVGQVSDEEAALLRDALARLEAREG, from the coding sequence ATGTCCGCCGACGAGAAGGCTCCCCGCCGCCTTGGAGACCTCGAGCGGCTGGTGATGGAACAGCTCTGGGCCGCCGACGGCGCGCTCACCGTGCGCGAGGTGCACGAACGGCTGTCCGGGACCCGCGAGCTCGCCTACACCACCGTGATGACCGTGCTGGACCGGTTGGCGAAGAAGCGGCTGACCGAGCGCGAGCGCGACGGCAAGGCCTGGCGCTACAAGGCAGCCGCTCCCCGGGAGGAGCTGGCCGCGGACCTGATGAAGGACGCACTCGACCGGGCCGGCGACAGGCGTGAGGCCCTGGTCCGGTTCGTCGGGCAGGTCAGCGACGAGGAAGCAGCGCTGCTCCGGGACGCGCTGGCTCGGCTGGAGGCGCGGGAGGGGTGA
- a CDS encoding M56 family metallopeptidase has protein sequence MIAPLVLAALALVLTGPVPAFMARAGWPYRIPRAAVVLWQAIALAAVLAAFGAGIALSYSTAGEPGEPRFDPSSPRDLAAALVLALTALVGIRLLWAVGRVAVGTRARRKRHRDLVDVLATPDGLIPGLRVLAEETPLAYCLPALRGARVVVSVGALDRLDDGELRAVLAHEQAHLRARHDLVLEAFTALHMAFPRFVRSDVALDQARTLVELLADDDARRRNGPLPLARALVALAGSPAPEAGLAAAKSSTVLRVQRLADPAPNATLLSTAAYTAAVLLLVVPTFTVAAPIVKAVIHAVS, from the coding sequence GTGATCGCCCCGCTCGTACTTGCGGCTCTGGCCCTGGTGCTGACCGGGCCGGTCCCCGCGTTCATGGCTCGCGCCGGGTGGCCGTACCGGATCCCCCGGGCCGCAGTGGTCCTGTGGCAGGCGATCGCGCTGGCCGCAGTACTGGCTGCCTTCGGGGCTGGGATCGCACTCTCGTACTCGACAGCTGGTGAGCCTGGTGAGCCACGGTTCGACCCGTCGTCACCACGAGACCTTGCTGCGGCTCTAGTACTGGCCCTGACCGCCCTGGTCGGCATCCGGCTGCTCTGGGCGGTCGGACGCGTCGCTGTCGGGACCAGAGCGCGCAGGAAGCGTCACCGCGACCTGGTCGATGTACTGGCGACACCGGACGGGCTGATCCCCGGTCTGCGGGTGCTGGCCGAGGAGACGCCACTCGCCTACTGCCTGCCGGCCCTGCGCGGCGCCCGGGTGGTCGTGTCGGTGGGTGCGCTCGACAGGCTCGACGACGGCGAGCTGCGCGCAGTACTGGCGCACGAGCAAGCGCATCTGCGGGCGCGGCACGACCTGGTACTGGAGGCCTTCACAGCACTCCACATGGCCTTCCCCCGCTTCGTCCGGAGCGACGTCGCGCTCGACCAAGCGCGCACGCTGGTCGAACTGCTCGCAGACGACGACGCGCGACGCCGCAACGGCCCACTCCCGCTTGCCCGGGCACTGGTCGCACTAGCGGGCTCCCCAGCACCAGAGGCCGGCCTAGCCGCCGCCAAGTCCTCCACTGTGCTCAGAGTCCAGCGACTGGCCGACCCTGCCCCCAACGCAACCCTGCTGTCGACCGCCGCCTACACAGCAGCAGTACTCCTCTTGGTAGTCCCCACCTTCACCGTCGCAGCACCGATCGTGAAGGCAGTCATCCACGCGGTCAGCTAG
- a CDS encoding dihydrofolate reductase family protein — protein MRRLVFQEFVTLDGYAAGPGDSLDFFAAVTDQSDDDNLALLESVDTMLLGATTYRLFVDYWPTATDRLAPRLNALRKVVASTTLEAAPWGEWEPGEVVPDAVAAVTALKAEEGKDIVLWGSISLFHSLLTAGLVDEVQLRVCPVVVGGGKSVFPSGQFSLELIEAGPWATNGVLLRYAPS, from the coding sequence ATGAGACGACTCGTCTTCCAGGAATTCGTCACGCTCGACGGGTACGCCGCCGGGCCGGGCGACTCGCTCGACTTCTTCGCCGCGGTCACCGATCAGAGTGACGACGACAACCTGGCGCTGCTCGAGAGCGTCGACACCATGCTGCTCGGTGCGACGACCTACCGGCTCTTCGTCGATTACTGGCCGACGGCAACGGATCGGCTCGCGCCGCGGCTGAACGCGCTGCGCAAGGTGGTCGCTTCGACGACCCTTGAGGCGGCGCCCTGGGGTGAGTGGGAGCCGGGTGAGGTCGTCCCGGACGCGGTGGCCGCGGTGACGGCGCTGAAGGCCGAGGAGGGCAAGGACATCGTGTTGTGGGGGAGCATCTCGCTCTTCCACAGCTTGCTGACGGCTGGACTCGTCGACGAGGTGCAACTGCGCGTCTGCCCGGTTGTGGTGGGCGGCGGCAAGAGCGTGTTCCCCAGTGGCCAGTTCTCGCTGGAGCTGATCGAGGCCGGTCCGTGGGCGACCAACGGGGTCTTGCTCCGGTACGCGCCTAGCTGA
- a CDS encoding threonine aldolase family protein: MNYATTDASEDLQARRKAAAADCTRWLGGRLVPPADALRALADAATSDERDGYGNGGEVELLEQEVAELLGKPAAVFLPSGILAQQSVLRVFADRAGTQRIAVHGLSHLLVHELNALEEVHHLRMERMTSEPRQPRPDELAAIPGKLAAVTVELPLRDGGFVLPTWDELVVFAAACEERGVPLHLDGARLWESTPYLEHSLAEVAALAATVYVSFYKGLGGLSGAALAGPEDVIAEVRRWQRRLGGNVYTLFPYAVSAREGLRTVLPQMDELHQRAVELAEALQGTGFRVFPEPPHTNSFRVYAPRPAAEIELASVLRMEATRESLSYTWQAADVPGWSWVELVVTPGTLDWRIDEVAKGFGELLGG, translated from the coding sequence GTGAACTACGCGACCACCGACGCATCCGAGGATCTGCAAGCACGACGCAAGGCAGCGGCCGCTGACTGCACCCGTTGGCTGGGCGGCCGCCTGGTCCCGCCGGCCGACGCCTTGCGGGCTCTCGCGGACGCGGCGACGTCGGATGAGCGGGACGGCTACGGCAACGGCGGTGAGGTCGAGTTGCTCGAGCAGGAGGTCGCCGAGCTGCTCGGCAAGCCTGCTGCCGTCTTCCTGCCCAGTGGAATCCTCGCTCAGCAGAGTGTGCTCCGGGTGTTCGCGGATCGCGCGGGGACGCAGCGCATCGCAGTACACGGGTTGTCTCATCTGCTGGTGCATGAGTTGAACGCGCTGGAAGAGGTGCACCACCTGCGGATGGAGCGGATGACGTCCGAGCCGCGGCAGCCGCGGCCGGATGAGCTTGCCGCTATCCCGGGCAAGCTGGCTGCGGTGACGGTGGAGCTGCCACTGCGCGACGGTGGGTTCGTACTGCCGACCTGGGACGAGCTGGTGGTGTTTGCTGCGGCTTGTGAGGAGCGTGGCGTTCCACTGCACCTGGATGGCGCTCGCCTGTGGGAGAGCACGCCGTACCTGGAGCACAGCCTGGCAGAGGTCGCCGCACTCGCCGCTACTGTCTACGTCTCCTTCTACAAGGGACTGGGTGGCCTGAGCGGAGCAGCACTCGCCGGGCCCGAGGATGTGATCGCAGAGGTACGCCGCTGGCAGCGCCGGCTCGGTGGGAACGTCTACACGCTCTTCCCGTACGCCGTGTCCGCGCGCGAGGGTCTGCGGACGGTGCTGCCGCAGATGGATGAGCTCCACCAGCGGGCGGTCGAGTTGGCAGAAGCCTTGCAGGGCACGGGATTCCGGGTGTTTCCGGAGCCGCCGCACACCAACTCGTTCCGGGTCTACGCGCCGCGACCGGCCGCCGAGATCGAGCTGGCGTCGGTACTGCGGATGGAGGCGACGCGTGAGTCGCTGTCGTACACGTGGCAGGCGGCCGACGTACCGGGCTGGTCATGGGTCGAGCTCGTCGTGACGCCGGGGACTCTGGACTGGCGAATTGATGAAGTAGCCAAGGGTTTCGGGGAACTTCTCGGCGGGTAG